One Odocoileus virginianus isolate 20LAN1187 ecotype Illinois chromosome 6, Ovbor_1.2, whole genome shotgun sequence DNA segment encodes these proteins:
- the LOC110140100 gene encoding inactive ribonuclease-like protein 9 has protein sequence MGLPSNRRHSLTVDITPSLLCSLQGNMGTLINMQPLFLLFLLLKPLQLVRINDPSLSDERREELEDYLEDLYATGPTKPPTKEMFKTHVIINSEMPLTDQDYCNQEMRMKRVHNRLYCVKQHFFLQASYNDIQEICHNIFVQCTNGVRKCHRSQQIISGVHCALKSGTMMPFCEYTSSYREGWVLITCQWDDIVGEIIPVSVIDILAI, from the coding sequence ATGGGCCTGCCCAGTAACCGAAGGCACAGCCTCACCGTGGACATAACTCCTTCTCTCTTGTGTTCCCTTCAGGGAAACATGGGGACTCTGATCAACATGCAGCCCCTGTTTCTGCTCTTCCTGCTGCTGAAGCCACTGCAGCTTGTGAGGATAAATGATCCATCTCTATCAGATGAACGACGAGAAGAATTAGAAGACTATTTAGAAGACTTATATGCTACAGGGCCTACCAAACCACCTACCAAGGAAATGTTCAAAACCCATGTCATTATTAATTCTGAAATGCCGTTAACTGATCAAGACTACTGCAATCAAGAAATGAGGATGAAACGTGTTCACAATAGGCTTTATTGTGTTAAAcagcatttcttcctccaagcaTCATATAATGACATTCAAGAGATCTGTCATAACATTTTTGTGCAATGCACAAATGGGGTTAGGAAATGTCACAGGAGCCAGCAAATAATATCCGGAGTGCATTGTGCTTTAAAAAGTGGGACCATGATGCCATTTTGTGAATACACATCATCTTACAGAGAGGGATGGGTCCTTATCACTTGTCAATGGGACGATATTGTTGGAGAAATTATCCCTGTGTCTGTAATTGATATTTTGGCCATATAA
- the RNASE12 gene encoding probable inactive ribonuclease-like protein 12 isoform X1 produces the protein MLSMRATAKTKGIKPKHVKDLIPLMILMVIIFLLLLFWENELDEDAVAATLEQLHVDYPQSDIPMRYCNHMIIQRVIKEPNNTCKKDHFFIHERPRNINGVCNSPRRVPCQNHSPGLCFLSEIEFKMTVCKLIEGTRYPACNYRVFTTEGFIVVTCDDMRPSKIQRYTE, from the exons ATGTTGTCTATGAGAGCTACAGCAAAAACCAAAG GAATTAAGCCAAAACACGTGAAGGATCTCATACCCCTGATGATACTAATGGTGATAATCTTCTTGCTGCTTCTATTCTGGGAAAATGAGCTGGATGAGGATGCAGTGGCAGCAACTTTAGAGCAGTTGCATGTGGATTACCCTCAGAGTGACATTCCGATGAGGTACTGCAACCACATGATCATACAAAGAGTCATCAAGGAACCCAACAACACCTGCAAAAAAGACCATTTCTTCATCCATGAGAGGCCTCGAAATATCAACGGTGTTTGCAATTCTCCCAGGAGGGTGCCTTGCCAAAACCACAGCCCTGGTCTCTGCTTCCTGAGTGAAATTGAGTTCAAAATGACAGTCTGTAAGCTCATTGAAGGCACCAGATATCCTGCCTGCAACTACCGCGTTTTCACCACAGAGGGGTTTATTGTTGTCACTTGTGATGACATGAGGCCATCTAAAATCCAGAGATACACTGAATAA
- the RNASE11 gene encoding probable ribonuclease 11, translating into MEIFFLLLLGLGVIFAGVSESIMEIIKGEFLEKEVQYDMAKSDQEKQTIEVLINLTVLYRNTSLSMSKDVSSSLLTFRRLHDSLPPKRNTGNNKHYCNDMTVWRKVSEANGSFNLSNNFIHGSMEVVDGVPKAPSCKCGQTSCISCSETPELRTTTCQFTVGRQSPSCQHHGVTSLKKILVVLTSHSLMSWLVSISNL; encoded by the coding sequence ATGGAGATCTTCTTTCTGCTACTACTTGGCCTGGGGGTGATTTTTGCAGGAGTTTCAGAAAGTATAATGGAGATCATTAAAGGAGAATTTTTAGAGAAAGAAGTGCAATATGACATGGCAAAAAGTGACCAGGAAAAACAGACCATTGAGGTATTAATAAATTTGACTGTGTTATATAGAAACACCAGCCTCAGCATGTCCAAAGATGTGTCTTCCTCATTATTGACCTTCAGAAGATTACATGATAGCTTGCCCCCCAAACGCAATACAGGTAATAACAAACATTATTGCAATGACATGACAGTCTGGAGAAAAGTTTCAGAAGCTAATGGGTCATTCAACTTGAGCAATAACTTCATCCATGGCTCCATGGAAGTGGTCGACGGGGTCCCCAAAGCCCCCAGCTGCAAGTGTGGACAAACTTCATGCATAAGCTGCTCTGAGACTCCAGAACTAAGGACCACTACATGCCAGTTCACTGTGGGCAGACAATCCCCCAGTTGCCAACACCATGGTGTTActtcattaaagaaaattttggtAGTGCTGACAAGTCATTCTCTGATGAGCTGGTTAGTTAGTATCTCTAACTTGTAA
- the RNASE12 gene encoding probable inactive ribonuclease-like protein 12 isoform X2, whose translation MILMVIIFLLLLFWENELDEDAVAATLEQLHVDYPQSDIPMRYCNHMIIQRVIKEPNNTCKKDHFFIHERPRNINGVCNSPRRVPCQNHSPGLCFLSEIEFKMTVCKLIEGTRYPACNYRVFTTEGFIVVTCDDMRPSKIQRYTE comes from the coding sequence ATGATACTAATGGTGATAATCTTCTTGCTGCTTCTATTCTGGGAAAATGAGCTGGATGAGGATGCAGTGGCAGCAACTTTAGAGCAGTTGCATGTGGATTACCCTCAGAGTGACATTCCGATGAGGTACTGCAACCACATGATCATACAAAGAGTCATCAAGGAACCCAACAACACCTGCAAAAAAGACCATTTCTTCATCCATGAGAGGCCTCGAAATATCAACGGTGTTTGCAATTCTCCCAGGAGGGTGCCTTGCCAAAACCACAGCCCTGGTCTCTGCTTCCTGAGTGAAATTGAGTTCAAAATGACAGTCTGTAAGCTCATTGAAGGCACCAGATATCCTGCCTGCAACTACCGCGTTTTCACCACAGAGGGGTTTATTGTTGTCACTTGTGATGACATGAGGCCATCTAAAATCCAGAGATACACTGAATAA